A region of Reichenbachiella carrageenanivorans DNA encodes the following proteins:
- the secE gene encoding preprotein translocase subunit SecE: MAKLIDFFKESYDEMVHKVTWSKYSELQSSSILVLVASLIFAIFIGIIDFGFDNLLKWFYNL, translated from the coding sequence ATGGCAAAATTGATTGACTTTTTTAAAGAATCCTATGATGAGATGGTCCATAAGGTTACGTGGTCTAAGTATAGTGAACTTCAGAGTAGTTCAATTTTGGTATTGGTCGCTTCCCTGATCTTCGCAATATTCATTGGAATAATAGATTTCGGATTCGATAATCTATTAAAATGGTTTTATAATCTATAA
- the nusG gene encoding transcription termination/antitermination protein NusG, which yields MSELKWYVVRAVSGQEKKVKAYLETEIVRMGLEEYIPQVMIPAEKVYEMRNGKKRVRERNFFPGYILISADLKYGEVQHTITKIPGVIGFLGADDGGPAKTPVALRQNEVNRILGKVEEVDEFEEKLDTPFIVGETVKVMDGPFSGFTGAVEEVFEERKKLNVMVKIFGRNTPVELNYIQVEKTE from the coding sequence ATGAGTGAACTTAAATGGTACGTTGTTCGTGCGGTCAGTGGACAGGAAAAAAAGGTGAAAGCCTACTTGGAAACTGAGATCGTAAGGATGGGCCTAGAAGAATACATTCCTCAAGTCATGATACCTGCAGAAAAGGTGTATGAGATGAGAAATGGGAAGAAGCGTGTGAGAGAAAGAAATTTCTTCCCAGGCTATATTCTGATTTCTGCGGACCTGAAATACGGTGAAGTACAGCATACCATCACTAAAATACCGGGAGTTATTGGCTTTTTAGGTGCCGACGATGGCGGACCTGCCAAAACACCAGTAGCGCTTAGACAAAATGAGGTAAACCGAATTTTGGGTAAAGTAGAAGAGGTTGATGAGTTTGAAGAAAAACTAGATACTCCTTTTATTGTAGGCGAAACTGTGAAAGTAATGGATGGGCCGTTCAGTGGATTTACAGGTGCAGTAGAAGAGGTTTTTGAAGAAAGAAAGAAGCTAAATGTAATGGTGAAAATCTTTGGAAGAAACACGCCTGTAGAACTTAATTATATACAAGTAGAAAAAACAGAGTAA
- the rplK gene encoding 50S ribosomal protein L11, producing the protein MAKEISGYLKLQIKGGAANPSPPVGPALGSKGLNIMDFCKQFNARTQEKAGQVLPVLVTIYTDKSFDFVIKTPPAPVLLLNAAKLKKASSEPNRDKVGSVTWDQVKEIAETKMPDLNAFTIESAMKQVAGTARSMGIKVSGQAPWA; encoded by the coding sequence ATGGCTAAGGAAATTAGTGGTTACTTAAAATTACAGATAAAGGGTGGCGCAGCCAACCCTTCTCCTCCTGTAGGACCTGCACTTGGTAGTAAAGGTCTTAACATTATGGACTTCTGTAAGCAATTTAATGCTAGAACCCAGGAAAAAGCGGGACAGGTGTTGCCTGTACTTGTTACTATTTATACCGATAAGTCGTTTGATTTTGTTATAAAAACTCCTCCTGCGCCAGTATTGTTGTTGAACGCAGCAAAACTGAAAAAGGCTTCTTCGGAGCCTAATCGCGATAAGGTGGGTAGCGTAACTTGGGATCAAGTGAAAGAAATTGCTGAAACTAAAATGCCAGATTTGAACGCATTTACAATAGAGTCAGCAATGAAGCAGGTAGCTGGTACAGCTCGAAGCATGGGTATAAAAGTAAGTGGTCAAGCCCCTTGGGCCTAA
- the rplA gene encoding 50S ribosomal protein L1, producing MAKLTKNQKLAAEKYDKTKDYSIDEASQLVKDITTTKFDASVDVDIRLGVDPRKADQMVRGVATLPHGTGKEVRVLVLCTPDKEQEAKDAGADHVGLDDYIAKIEKGWTDIDVIVTMPTVMAKVGRIGRVLGPRGLMPNPKSGTVTLDVAKAVQEVKSGKIDFKVDKFGIIHASVGKVSFTAEQIKENALELINVVNKLKPSSAKGTYMRNISLSSTMSTGISIDKASTGI from the coding sequence ATGGCGAAATTAACGAAAAATCAAAAGCTAGCTGCTGAGAAATATGATAAGACGAAGGATTATTCCATCGACGAAGCATCGCAACTAGTAAAGGACATCACTACAACTAAATTCGACGCCTCTGTGGATGTCGATATTAGGCTAGGAGTTGATCCAAGAAAGGCAGACCAAATGGTAAGAGGAGTAGCAACACTCCCTCATGGAACTGGTAAAGAAGTAAGAGTTCTTGTACTATGTACTCCAGATAAAGAGCAAGAAGCTAAAGATGCTGGAGCAGATCACGTAGGATTGGATGACTATATCGCGAAAATCGAGAAAGGTTGGACAGATATCGACGTAATCGTAACGATGCCAACGGTAATGGCTAAAGTAGGTAGAATAGGTAGAGTATTGGGCCCAAGAGGTTTGATGCCAAACCCTAAGTCTGGTACTGTGACATTGGACGTGGCTAAGGCAGTGCAAGAAGTGAAATCTGGTAAGATTGATTTTAAAGTAGATAAATTTGGTATTATTCACGCAAGTGTAGGAAAAGTTTCCTTTACAGCGGAGCAAATCAAAGAAAATGCTTTAGAGCTAATCAATGTGGTAAATAAATTGAAGCCATCTAGTGCAAAAGGAACTTATATGAGAAATATTAGTCTTTCTAGCACAATGAGTACTGGTATTTCAATTGATAAAGCCTCAACTGGAATTTAA
- the rplJ gene encoding 50S ribosomal protein L10, whose amino-acid sequence MTRAEKAVVIKELSEKFKETSNFYFTDAAGLTVAEINDFRQKCFDNGVEYRVVKNTLIRKALETVDADFTSLNDEVLTGFSGVMFTGAENANVPAKIIKEFKKSDKADRPKLKGASIDYDLFIGEEHLNTLSTLKSKNELIGEVIGLLQSPAKNVVSALQSGGQTLSGLVKTLSER is encoded by the coding sequence ATGACTAGAGCAGAAAAAGCCGTTGTTATTAAAGAACTTTCTGAGAAGTTTAAAGAAACTAGTAATTTCTATTTTACTGATGCTGCTGGATTGACAGTAGCAGAGATAAATGACTTCAGACAAAAGTGCTTCGATAATGGCGTAGAGTACAGAGTGGTGAAAAACACACTCATCAGAAAAGCTCTGGAAACTGTTGACGCTGATTTCACATCGTTGAATGATGAAGTATTAACAGGATTTTCAGGGGTGATGTTCACAGGAGCAGAAAATGCAAATGTACCTGCTAAGATCATCAAAGAATTTAAAAAATCTGACAAGGCAGATAGACCAAAACTAAAGGGAGCTTCCATCGATTACGATCTCTTTATTGGTGAGGAACACCTAAATACATTGTCTACACTTAAGTCGAAAAACGAACTTATTGGCGAAGTTATTGGGTTGTTGCAATCTCCTGCGAAGAATGTTGTTTCTGCTCTTCAGAGCGGAGGTCAAACACTTTCAGGATTGGTCAAGACGTTGTCAGAACGTTAA
- the rplL gene encoding 50S ribosomal protein L7/L12, translating into MADLKAFADQLVGLTVKEVNELAEILKEEHGIEPAAAAAPVMVAGAAGGGEEAAEKDSFDVILKSPGGAKLAIVKLVKELTGLGLKEAKELVDGAPKAIKEGVAKDEAEGLKKQLEEAGAEVELK; encoded by the coding sequence ATGGCAGATTTAAAAGCATTCGCTGATCAGTTGGTCGGACTAACTGTAAAGGAAGTAAATGAATTAGCTGAAATTTTGAAAGAAGAGCATGGTATCGAGCCTGCTGCTGCTGCTGCTCCAGTAATGGTAGCTGGTGCTGCTGGTGGTGGAGAAGAAGCTGCTGAAAAAGATTCTTTCGACGTTATCTTGAAATCTCCAGGAGGAGCTAAGTTGGCTATCGTTAAGTTGGTTAAAGAATTGACTGGACTTGGATTGAAAGAAGCTAAAGAACTAGTTGATGGCGCACCTAAAGCAATAAAAGAAGGTGTTGCTAAAGACGAAGCTGAAGGGCTTAAGAAGCAGCTTGAAGAAGCTGGAGCTGAAGTAGAGCTTAAGTAA
- the rpoB gene encoding DNA-directed RNA polymerase subunit beta produces the protein MASKNKSERINFSSIKSVIDYPDFLKVQLQSFEDFFQLETPAEKRIQEGLFKVFSENFPISDSRENFVLEFIDYLVDPPKYNVDECIDRGLTYSVPLKAKLKLSCNDEDNDDFETIEQEVFLGNIPYMTGKGSFVINGAERVIVSQLHRSPGVFFAQSKHTNGTKLYSARIIPFKGSWIEFATDVNNVMYAYIDRKKKFPVTTLLRSIGYGSDKDILDLFGLSEEIPANAKELKKIVDRKLAARVLRTWTEDFVDEDTGEVVSIDRNEVVLERDSIITEDDIETILDSGAKSIILHKKDVNITDYSIIYNTLQKDNSNSEKEAVEQIYRQLRNTEAPDEQTARDIINNLFFSDKRYDLGEVGRYRINRKLQLDLSNDSRVLTTEDIILIVKYLIGLINSKAVVDDIDHLSNRRVRTVGEQLYAQFGVGLSRMARTIKERMNVRDNEEFKPIDLINARTLSSVINSFFGTNQLSQFMDQTNPLAEVTHKRRMSALGPGGLSRERAGFEVRDVHYTHYGRLCTIETPEGPNIGLISSLCVHAKVNSMGFIETPYREVEEGVVNMTSNVKYLTAEEEDTYNIAQANAPLKDDGNFVNDTVKARYEGDFPVVGPKDLKYMDVAPNQIVSVAASMIPFLEHDDANRALMGSNMQRQAVPLLKPQAPIVGTGLEKRVALDSRSLILARGKGEVIEVDANKIVVKYDMSDDESLVSFDEEHITYDLIKFRRTNQDTCINLKPIVYKGDQIEEGQALCEGFATEDGELALGRNLTVAFMPWQGYNFEDAIVISEKVVRDDVFTSIHIDEFELEVRDTKRGEEELTSEIPNVSEEAVKNLDENGIIRVGAEIKEGDILIGKITPKGETDPTPEEKLLRAIFGDKAGDVKDASLKASPSLRGVVIDTKLFSRPKKDKDLRAKTKREVEILKNNYSQELKELRGVMISKLVELLGGKTCQGVKHKFGDEIMSKGVKFNAKNIEENLFPEKNIYRDESNYNVQEEVNLIGDLLLDNWTTDEKVNKMVFELVKNFGKRRHDIGGIFKREKFTLEVGDELPAGIVQLAKVYVAKKRKLKVGDKMAGRHGNKGVVAKIVREEDMPFLEDGTPVDICLNPLGVPSRMNIGQIYETVLGWAGLKLGRKYATPIFDGASMEQVAAELKEAGLPEYGRTYLFDGLSGNRFDQPVTVGVIYMLKLGHLVDDKMHARSIGPYSLITQQPLGGKAQFGGQRFGEMEVWALEAFGAANVLQEILTIKSDDVIGRAKAYEAIVKGENMNKPNIPESFNVLVHELRGLALEITLD, from the coding sequence TTGGCTAGTAAAAATAAATCCGAAAGAATTAATTTTTCTTCGATTAAATCAGTGATTGATTATCCTGATTTTTTGAAAGTTCAATTACAATCTTTTGAAGATTTTTTTCAGTTGGAAACGCCCGCTGAAAAAAGAATTCAGGAAGGACTTTTTAAGGTTTTCTCAGAAAACTTTCCTATTTCTGATTCAAGAGAAAATTTTGTACTTGAATTTATCGATTACTTAGTAGATCCACCGAAATATAACGTGGACGAATGTATCGATAGAGGGTTGACATATTCTGTTCCTTTGAAGGCAAAATTGAAATTGTCTTGTAACGATGAGGACAACGATGATTTTGAAACCATCGAGCAAGAAGTGTTCTTGGGTAATATCCCATACATGACAGGCAAAGGGTCGTTCGTTATCAATGGAGCGGAGAGAGTAATTGTTTCTCAGCTACACAGATCTCCAGGTGTGTTTTTTGCACAAAGTAAGCATACCAATGGGACTAAATTATATTCAGCAAGAATTATCCCTTTCAAAGGTTCTTGGATTGAATTTGCTACAGACGTAAACAACGTCATGTATGCCTACATTGACCGTAAGAAAAAATTCCCTGTTACTACTCTTTTAAGATCTATCGGGTACGGTTCTGACAAGGATATCTTGGATTTGTTCGGATTGTCTGAGGAGATTCCGGCCAATGCCAAAGAACTTAAAAAGATAGTAGATAGAAAGTTAGCTGCGAGAGTTCTTCGAACTTGGACGGAAGATTTCGTGGACGAAGATACTGGTGAAGTAGTATCTATCGATAGAAACGAAGTGGTACTAGAAAGAGACTCAATCATTACTGAAGATGATATTGAGACCATCCTAGACTCTGGAGCTAAATCAATTATCCTACACAAGAAGGATGTAAATATTACAGACTACTCTATTATTTACAACACCCTACAAAAGGATAATTCAAACTCTGAAAAAGAAGCTGTAGAGCAAATCTATAGACAACTAAGAAACACTGAAGCACCTGATGAGCAAACGGCAAGGGATATCATCAACAACTTGTTCTTTAGTGATAAAAGATATGATTTAGGTGAAGTAGGTAGATACAGAATCAATCGTAAACTACAGCTTGACCTAAGCAACGACTCAAGAGTATTGACTACAGAGGATATTATCCTTATCGTAAAATACTTGATTGGTTTGATCAACTCTAAGGCAGTAGTGGATGATATCGATCACTTGAGCAATAGAAGAGTAAGAACAGTAGGAGAGCAGTTGTACGCTCAATTTGGCGTAGGACTTTCTAGAATGGCTCGTACCATTAAAGAAAGAATGAACGTTCGTGACAACGAAGAGTTTAAGCCAATTGACCTTATCAATGCTAGAACACTTTCTTCTGTCATTAACTCGTTCTTTGGAACGAATCAGCTGTCTCAGTTTATGGATCAAACGAATCCATTGGCAGAGGTCACTCACAAAAGAAGAATGTCAGCACTTGGGCCAGGTGGTCTTTCGAGAGAGAGAGCAGGGTTTGAGGTTCGGGATGTTCACTATACACACTATGGTCGTCTATGTACCATCGAAACGCCTGAAGGACCGAACATTGGTTTGATTTCTTCTTTGTGTGTACATGCTAAAGTAAATAGCATGGGATTTATCGAAACTCCATACCGAGAAGTAGAAGAAGGTGTAGTAAACATGACCAGCAATGTGAAATATCTGACTGCAGAAGAGGAAGATACTTACAATATTGCACAGGCAAACGCTCCGTTGAAGGACGACGGAAACTTTGTAAACGATACCGTAAAAGCAAGATACGAAGGTGACTTCCCTGTGGTAGGACCTAAGGATCTAAAATATATGGACGTAGCGCCAAACCAGATTGTATCTGTAGCAGCATCTATGATTCCTTTCCTAGAGCATGATGATGCGAACAGGGCTTTGATGGGATCCAACATGCAGCGCCAAGCAGTGCCATTGTTGAAGCCACAAGCACCAATCGTAGGTACAGGTCTAGAAAAAAGAGTTGCATTGGATTCTCGTTCACTGATCCTCGCTAGAGGAAAGGGAGAGGTAATAGAAGTAGATGCAAACAAGATTGTTGTTAAGTATGATATGTCTGATGACGAAAGCCTTGTGTCTTTCGACGAAGAGCACATCACTTATGATTTGATCAAGTTTAGAAGAACGAACCAAGATACTTGTATCAATTTGAAACCTATTGTATATAAAGGGGATCAAATAGAAGAAGGTCAAGCACTTTGTGAAGGTTTCGCAACAGAAGATGGTGAGTTGGCTTTGGGTAGAAACTTGACCGTGGCCTTTATGCCTTGGCAAGGTTATAACTTTGAGGATGCGATTGTAATCTCAGAAAAAGTTGTAAGAGATGATGTATTTACATCTATCCACATCGATGAGTTCGAACTAGAAGTAAGAGATACGAAGAGAGGTGAAGAAGAATTGACCTCTGAAATTCCAAACGTAAGTGAGGAAGCTGTTAAAAATCTTGATGAAAATGGTATCATCAGAGTTGGTGCAGAAATCAAAGAAGGTGACATCTTAATTGGTAAAATCACCCCTAAAGGAGAGACAGATCCTACACCAGAAGAAAAACTACTTCGTGCCATCTTTGGAGACAAAGCTGGTGATGTGAAAGATGCTTCACTGAAAGCTTCCCCATCATTAAGAGGTGTGGTTATCGATACTAAATTGTTTTCTAGACCAAAGAAAGACAAGGATCTAAGAGCTAAGACCAAAAGAGAAGTTGAAATTTTGAAAAACAACTACTCTCAAGAATTGAAAGAATTGAGAGGAGTAATGATTTCTAAATTGGTTGAATTGCTAGGTGGCAAGACTTGTCAAGGGGTGAAACACAAATTTGGGGATGAGATCATGTCTAAAGGGGTGAAATTCAATGCTAAAAACATAGAAGAGAACCTTTTCCCAGAAAAGAATATCTATAGAGATGAGTCTAACTACAATGTACAAGAAGAAGTAAACCTAATTGGTGACTTGTTGTTGGACAACTGGACAACTGACGAGAAAGTGAATAAAATGGTTTTTGAGTTAGTCAAAAACTTTGGCAAAAGAAGACACGATATTGGAGGTATCTTCAAACGTGAGAAATTTACTTTGGAAGTAGGAGATGAGTTGCCAGCAGGCATTGTACAATTGGCTAAAGTATACGTGGCTAAGAAACGTAAACTGAAAGTTGGTGATAAGATGGCGGGTCGTCACGGTAACAAAGGGGTTGTAGCCAAAATCGTAAGAGAGGAAGATATGCCTTTCTTGGAAGACGGGACACCAGTTGATATCTGTTTGAACCCTCTTGGTGTACCATCAAGGATGAACATTGGTCAGATCTACGAAACAGTTCTTGGTTGGGCTGGATTGAAGTTGGGTAGAAAATATGCTACACCGATCTTCGATGGAGCTAGCATGGAGCAAGTAGCTGCTGAGTTGAAAGAAGCAGGCTTGCCAGAATACGGTAGAACTTATCTGTTCGATGGTTTATCTGGAAACAGATTTGATCAGCCAGTTACAGTAGGTGTGATTTACATGCTGAAACTAGGTCACTTGGTAGATGACAAAATGCACGCAAGGTCAATCGGACCATATTCTCTCATTACTCAGCAGCCGCTGGGTGGTAAGGCTCAGTTTGGTGGACAGCGTTTTGGAGAGATGGAAGTATGGGCATTGGAAGCATTTGGTGCAGCCAACGTACTTCAGGAAATCTTGACTATCAAATCTGATGATGTCATCGGTAGAGCAAAAGCATATGAAGCCATTGTAAAAGGCGAAAATATGAACAAACCAAATATTCCAGAGTCGTTCAACGTACTCGTTCACGAATTAAGAGGTTTGGCTCTTGAAATTACTTTAGACTAA